CATTCTCCCAGCTGAACTACCGGCCCATATTGTCAAAACAATCAAAAAAATCTATATAGAAGGTCCGCCCTTTGAGGGCACAGAAATAGTTGTTGATACTGTAAAAATGTCAGCTGCTACGCATGTGGCAGGATCAGCGCAGGATTCAATAGTAATATTAATTTGGTTGTCTAAGGCTGCGGGGCCACTATCTTCTGTGAAACTAGCTGTAAAACTGAGGATTTTTCCTGATCCAAGAGTGGTCAATAAGGATCCACACGCACCTGTGTTGTCATTACAAAAAAGAATATTATTATCTGCTGAAAGACTATAAGAAACCCATTCGTCATCGCTGTAGTCTGAGGGTGTTTGCGGGCTGTTGCGATCTTGGCGAATAGCTAGCTGCGAGGAGCCATTATTGATCAAAATTCCAGAATTTCCGGCAGCGGTTTCAACGGCATCGCCTACTGTAGCTTGAATATTGCGGGAGATATGTTGCATGATGGCGGTTGTTTCTGCGGCAAGCAGCGATCGTGGTCCAATGCCTTTGTACATCATGCGGACAGAATAATCAATGGATGCCAGACTTGCTAAAACCATAACGGCTACAAGAGATGCGACAATAACTTCAATTAAGGTGATGCCTCTTTTGGATGTTATTTTTGATATATTTTTCGCTGGCTTGGAAGAAAAAAGTAATTTTATAAAAAATTTGTTTTTCACGTTAATCGTCCCATTCTACTGTGAGTGTGACTTGGCGCGCTCCAGATGTGTGATCGGAGCAAGAGTAAACAATAGGTTTTCCATCAAAGCTTTCGCCATTTGGCCATGAATGTGCAGCGCCATTACACGTTAGATTCCAGGCGTTTGGAGTGCGAGTGTCAACCCTCGCGCGCATATCTTCTAGAAGTGCTCGGCCTTTGTTGGCAGCCATGAGTTTTTTGTTTGAAATACGCGTATCTTTGGAGGCAAAAGAAAAAGCAGCGAGAATGCCTAAAATTCCAACGGAAAATAGAATAACAGTTGCGATGATCTCAACAAGACTATAGGCTTTTTTGGTTTGTAGCGTTTTTAGCATTTGCGTTTTTTTCTTAAAGAAGCCTGGGTTAGTTAACAACTGGAGTTGCAGCGGCTATGTCAATCCGTAGGCCGAATCCAGTGCCAGATGCTCTACATTCTTCTGATGCGCTGTCGCAGGTATAAAGGGTGTCTCCGGGAATAATGCCAGTATTTAGAGCAGTGTTTAGTGCTGCTGCACCGTTAGCACTGACATATGATCCATTTTCATTATGGTAAATTCTTTGCGCTGTATAGAGAATTAGAAGGTTTGTGGATGCATCTTTGATTCGAGTGTCTTTTATAACATTTTGAAAACTAGGGATTCCTATGGAGGCGAGAACGCCTAAAATAACAATTGTTATGACTACCTCTGTTAAGGTAAAACCTTTTTTTTTCATCTTAACCTCTTATATTAAGAAATTTTATATATTAAAAAAGACCAAGGCTTTAAAGCCTTGGTCTTTTTTGAGTCTTTATTTTATTTTACCCATTCGCATTCTGAATTTTGAGGAGTTTGACCGCTACCTACAACAATCGTTGAATCGCAGTCGATTGTTGTGCCAACATTTGTACATACGACTTTAGTAAAACCACTTGTTTTACCAAGTGTGGCTGCTGCAGCGTACCCTGCATCTTTAAAGCTTCCGTGTAGGGTACTTAACGCAGCTGATTCTCGACAAGCTAGTTCCGTGGCTTGTTTTGATGCTTTGTTTTTTGTGTCTACAATAAGTGTGCCAAATTGCGGAAGTGCAACGCTTGCAAGAATAGCTAAAATAATTACAACAATGATAACTTCTAATAAAGTAAAACCTGATTTTTTATTAAGTCTCATTTTTATTCTCCTTTGTTTAATGTTTTCATTTTACTTCTTAACCTTGCTTAAACTATAGCATGTGCTTTAGGTTGATGCAATAAAAGTTTTGTTTTTTTATCCACCTCCTTGTGTTGCCATCTTAGAGATATTTATGATTGGTAAAAACATAGCCATAACAATCATTCCGATAGTGCAGGCCATAAAGATGAGCATCACAGGCTCAAAGGTGGTAGTAAATCGTTTTGTGGCAACTGCTAAAACACGCTGATAGTATTCTGCCACATGATTAAGCATTTTTGCCATTTCGCCTGTTTCTTCTCCGACGGCAATCATTTGGACTGCCATGGAAGGGAAGAAATCGGTTTTCGCCATTTCTTCGGAAATCGTTTTTCCTTCGCCGACGTTTTTCTTAATTTCGACAATCGATTGTTCACAGATTTTATTACCAATTAAGCGTTCAATAATATCAAGTGCATAAAGAACCGGCACACCACTTTCGATAAGGATTGCCATTTGTGATGCAAATTTTTCCATAATTGATAGTTTTATCATTTCATTTAGGATTGGA
This sequence is a window from Candidatus Omnitrophota bacterium. Protein-coding genes within it:
- a CDS encoding prepilin-type N-terminal cleavage/methylation domain-containing protein, with translation MKKKGFTLTEVVITIVILGVLASIGIPSFQNVIKDTRIKDASTNLLILYTAQRIYHNENGSYVSANGAAALNTALNTGIIPGDTLYTCDSASEECRASGTGFGLRIDIAAATPVVN
- a CDS encoding prepilin-type N-terminal cleavage/methylation domain-containing protein, which encodes MRLNKKSGFTLLEVIIVVIILAILASVALPQFGTLIVDTKNKASKQATELACRESAALSTLHGSFKDAGYAAAATLGKTSGFTKVVCTNVGTTIDCDSTIVVGSGQTPQNSECEWVK